The Ptychodera flava strain L36383 chromosome 14, AS_Pfla_20210202, whole genome shotgun sequence genome segment TCTTTGGCAGTTATCATTGGGCCAGCGGAATTAACTTAAAAGTTACGGTTATATATCTGAAATTGTTCGCTTTTGTTTGCTTAAGTTTATACCAAAACCATGGCAGCATATAGTACCTGTAAACACAGGAGTTGTGTAGTGTTTTGTCTGTTTACATCATGACGCGTTACCAAAATGCTTTTGTCAGCAATTTTCAATCACCGAAGGGGATTCCTCCTTCTCCGCCTATATAAGCCTGTAACGCAAACCTCACATAAGAGGCAGGTATTGCAAAACCTTTAAGTTTCTATTCATCGACGTTTCATTCTCCGAATATCTTCACGTACCATAGAGCAAGTTGACGTACACACCGTGCCTGATTTGAATCACTTCGACAAAGCACTGTAAGTTGTTCTTCTTCTCATCTTTTATTTTATACTGTAGTGGCtttaaatatcatattttatccGATCTTACAGGCATAGGACGTGTTCACATTTGAGCTTAAACCTAATCATTTACTTTTTCCTATAAATTTAATACCACTGTAGGTTGCTTGCTATCGATGGTCTGCGATTTAATAATGTCTAGATATGTacattgaaatataaatattgtcttTTGTGTCTGCACTCTcctatttgtattttcaatgttTCGTTTGTATACTATCAGGCTCGCCGATTGGGTGTATTGGTAACTTGTTGTTTGGAGGTTGATGATGGGTTTCACTTAAATTTATTTGTGTTGAATGTATAAtctcaagatatattttcttgtATAATAGGGCCATGATTCCGGCTGCAAGTTTACTAGTCATTGCCGTGCTGATCACGGGCTACGTGAAAGCAGACTGCGGAGGGACGTCTTTCCCGGACGGCCTTGGAGGATGTATCCAATGTGCCGTCTGCAATGCTGAATACCCTCCCAGAGGTTGCGAGAAATGTAAGTCCGATACCGATAGCATTTTTCCCTGTTTAATCACAATACCTCCACAAAACTGTTGTTTGATATTATAGATGTGGAAAAAACCAAAATAATGTTTCTTTCAGTCGGAACTTTATGAAAGGACttcattcttttgtttcttgTACTCTTCACAGGTGCTGCAGCAACCGGTTCAGAGAAGGCAGATTGCGTGGAGGGGACATTTCCTGATAGTTTGGGGGGATGTGTTCCTTGTTCTTACTGCAAATCTGCAAACTCACCGATTGGATGTGAGAAATGTAAGTCTATTGCTAATAACATGGCCCGTTTTTGAATTGTACTTTTGGTATGGTGATCTAAAGCTCAAATCAGAacactgattttttttaaaatttactatTCACAGGCACAACTATCACACGCCCATCACAAGCGAAGACAAATTGCGGGAACGGAACGTTTCCCGACGGTTTAGGGGACTGTGTTCCATGCGCTTTCTGTAACTCTGAAAACCCTACAATTGGATGTGAAATGTGTAAGTCCAATATTAATAGGCTCGGGGTAATTAATCTACTCCCAATGACCAAACACCGTCGTTGATGGACTTTCTGAGAGAAACGGAAGCATTCCTGATTTCAATCTCGGTTGTCTACACAGTGATTAAAATGGTCCTCAGTCAAAATGCAAAGTTCAGTGTAACTCCACAGCCTGTATGTGATTTCGAAATCTTTGAAAATGAGTAGGCCTATGGAGTTCAACAAATTTGTAGATAAACAGTAACTACCGCCAAACGTTACTGCTCTGAAGTACGGAGAATCGCTTTGCGAGTAATTAAAATTTATAACACTTTTTATTTGTGGTATGAATATTTCCATTgctaacaacaaatattttatttctattgaCAGGTAAGTCTACCACTAGTAGTGTGGAACCAACTTCCGCAACTTCAacacatgaaaatttgaatCCCGGAAAGGAAGCCAAAGAGGAGAAAGGTGAGCCTTTTCTGAAGATAAAATGATTCCGCTGTGCAAATTTCGCTGTACCTTTGCTTCAGTCGGTTCGAACTAACTTGTCTAAACAAAGTAACACTGACAGagttttatcatatttgtttaCTGCAGGCGCTGAGGGAATACCGATTGGTTGGGTGGTATTCGCAGTAGTTGTAGCACTCTTATTATTCGCCTTGTTGTTTGTTGTAATCGCTCTCTTCATTGGTCTGTACAAACGTAAATCAAGAAAGGATCCGTCCATCGAAGATGGCGAGAGCAGCCATAGTAAGGAGGCTTTACTTTtgttaattataaaaaaattgttttgacagCTTCAAACTGAAATAGGGGAGAGGCAATACGGAATTCATGATATCGAGTTTTGTGATCTGTTGGTGCCTTAAATCAAATTGAGACTGTCGTGCTTCATTGTCTATGCTTGGATTCCAatttaaaagtttatttactgCTGAGACTTTGAAAACACGCCTATGATAACATGATTCAACCAACAATCAATCAGAATAACGTCATTAAAATCGTCCGGTTTAAAAACCAGAGCAAAGTGGAAGTAAAGACACTTTTAATTTCTACCAATTACAGGAGGAATGTTACGCACAGACGATGAAGATTCACGAGAGAGTGTGACTGTGGACATTTCTCCTGATCCGGGAGGTggaagtcatgcacaggaaaaTCATCCCTCAATCACGGGGAGTAGTTCTACCGTCGGTGGTTCATCAGACTCGTGTGCTGGTGAGGGCAGAGACTTAAGTGAGGGTCACTCACCTGTACAAGAATCACTTTTGCAATCAGACGATCAATCAGATCAGGGTGCCACAGATCTAGATTGGAAGGTTTCGtgatttaaaaaattaaaactcagttattttaacttattttttatCGCCTTCCTTGTAAAACTATCCAAAGCAAGTATTCAGTAAAAACCTTTGTGATATGAGAGATTTTCGGCCATTGGAGTATTGATGTTTGTTGTAAATCTCCAAGGGGTTGTGGAACAGGGTTATTGCGGCtgcactatagggaaaaagtgcgtgactagggcgagaaactgacgctttctcgcaatcggtgagaatctgttcttattctcactgctgtcggtgagaaaattttaatctccgctggagattggtgagaaatgcactccgtagcgagaatcaagtgtgagaacaaattctcaccggtgagaatggaaattctcactaagtacagcgagaattgaaattcactggcgaaaatcatcaagactcaccgttcattggcgagaatcataaagactccaaacggcgagtcttgatgattctcgccagtgaatttcaattcaaacGCTGCAAAGTGATGGCAATTCTTTCTTTCACTATAACCAGAACTTTTGAggacaattcaaattttgagctGTAAGGTCAACCAAGTTATAGAAGATTGGAGTATTGTAAAGACTGGTATTTTCAAAAGATCCCTCTGTATTAATCCTTCATCATATCTTGCGCACAAACAAAGATCTCAGTATAAACCAAACGCCTCTCTACTCCTTCTGACGAAATGCCAGactatttattttattcttgtaAGTTTCCTGACACCTTCTGGTAGAGTTTTTAATTACTACAGAGAATCACTTTTTGGCAACACAAGTGCTCCAGTTATTTACAATAATCTCATACTTGTAGCAAAAAGAtttatgcaatgaaaatgaatgacAGAAAACCATTATGTGCTCTGTATTTGTTACAATTAAGCACAACTACCACCTACAGTATGAAATTGCTTTGGGAAAAGACAGGTTAGAGACAAGTTATTGTAAATTGATTAAAATACCACCAACGATAAATGATAATTGAGCACTGTAACATCTTTACTGTTACAAAtgcaaacacaaaaaaaaatatttatcgagtCATTCTCCGGGGAATTCCCTTATGAAAGATACGTAGTCTGAAATTTTTAGACCAATAACAATTGTCGTACTTTGATCAATTTGCCCAAAAGCATTTTCACACACAGTCTCAAACATTTTGGGTCTTTTATTGGTGTGACTATCAAACAGAGTGTGTTAAATGTAAAGGGTCCACTAGCTTTTGGTGCTTAAGTGATTTGCTTCGGGTCACATGTGCCTCGCTGATCAAAACTAACAAATGTGAAAAACAGTATATGAATGCATTTTTAATGTGACCAGCAGtcactgtatatatgtatatatttgttaaattaatttttatactgtTATGTGAATAAAATGCTCAAGTAATGGTGGAATGCTGATTTTTCTGTTATGTACCTATCTTTCCCTCCtgtgttcatttacatgatGATGCATTGGTATCAACTATAGGATAGTAATTTTTGTAGGGTTAAGGTCCTCTGTTGTGAACATGTGACAAGTCAAGGTTTGGACAAGTGTGAAGAGTGAAAATTATTATTGCCCTGTTTAACCCTAGACCCTGGTTACTGCATCAAAATACTTCCAGAATCAATTAAAATACCCATGCCATCATTACCAGATCAAACCATGAGCTTTCCCTCAATATTTCTCATTCAACACTATCCTGTTCGACGATTAGTGGATTCATGTTCCTATAAAACAActgttttgaataattttgcagTACGTTTGTTTCAAAAATCGTTTAAAAAATGCTTTGTGGACAGTGTTACGATGCCAATCCCATGACACATATTTACTTTGCAACTTCAAACCATCAAAGATTGTTTGAAGAATTTGTTTCCAAGAAGGCTCTCTTAAATACTGAGGGAAAGTCTGGGTTTATATAGCGTTGCACTGTGCTAAACAAGCCATAATATTTGACTTACAGAATAACAAAGActaaaattatatattcaataCTGGTTAAGAGGAACTACCATGTCATGAAAGAGAAACACCCTGcatgaaatgaaagaaatgttttattcatgTCAATTTAGGGGAATTACAGAGTTTGGAAAAGACTTTGCAAAGGATTGCAAAactagaaatttgaaaaaacctTTATTACAGGAAAGTAGCTGCACGATGTTCTTATAAAATTTGTAACCCACATGATCCAATGAATAtcacatgaaattttaatttgtaaGGGTTTCTATTAGAAACAAGATGAACAGAATATAAAACACGTTATAACATACTGGACTCCCTTGTATTACTGTAATTAAAGCTATTTCTGGAAATATCATATTGCCATGATCAAGTAAGATTTACTATGGGATAGCAGACACTGAAATTTGTGACATTATCATGATGAGTCTATTCAAGAGGTTTATGCCAGCTTGCTCTAAGGAAAAACTTATATGGGGCCCCATCTTGCTGAGACAGTTAACCACAAAGACTAGACAGAGTAAATATAGAAACGTCCCACATCTTTCATCAATAATCTAGACACAGCAAAGTGCGTAGCAGATGTGCTAATACTAAACCAGTGGTATATGACAGCTGTCCACTCATGACCTGGGATGCCCATCGGCGCAGACAGTTTGTGAACTGTGGCTCTTGTGGTTATCagaatgagaaataatatgtGCATTTAGAAGGAACATTAATAACTATATagcaaaaatttacataaacatAATTTCACATAAATCTATTTCAATGCTCAAGAAATTGCTCTTATtctaacaacaacaaaatacagcagCAAAAAAGAGTGGATTTCCTGTACAGTGCAAATCACTTAAGGCAGTGTGTAAAACAAACTCTAAATGTATACATAATACAAACAGCAAACGAAACGGGTAACTTTATAGGTTACAGTACAGATAGCAAAAGTTAGAAAATGCACTGTCAGTCTGGTTTCTTTTATAATGGTACATATTATACTTGATTTGACAGCCTTGACATTTGTATTTAACATGAAAAGGGGGCTGACATTatgatatttgtaaattgaGGTTGAGGGGGTTTTGGggaaaagttcaaagttcagttTGCATTCAGTTAAGTAGTGATAATAAGAATAAATCAGAGTCTGATagtttaatttttgtaaatctaTGAACTGGAAGAATTCTGTTCTGGTTGGTGATTAGATTTATGGTACAAACATTCAGTTCTACGTTGAGATTTCTTTGGCAGTGGATACACACACTCtcttctttgtcttttttcttcGTCATTTTTAGGGGTTTCATCCTATCGATGACTAACTGCACAGTTTCCATTGCATAATGCTCATGTCTTTGCCTCCTGTTGAGATGAGTCTGTTATCACTCTTGAGAAACCGTACACACGTCACATGACTGCTGTGTCCGCTGTATGAATGACCATGTGACTGTTGGGAGGAAACAGAaagagaaaacatttcaagGTAACATCAAATCATCAACAAACATGGAAACAATGCAATCAAAACCTGAAACATGTTCTTTTGCTTTCACTGGTAAAAACTTTTGACAAAGTTTTTGAGAGATTGGTCATAATCATATTGTTTATTTAAACAAATGcgtaaaagaaagaaagatcaTTATCATCTGCATATGAATCATATCTAAAATTGAATATGTATTGATACTTCACCACAGAGTATGACTGCAGTGTAATTGTGATCTACAAGACCAATAATTTCTACCTTGGGTTGACAGCATGGATATCTGTACAGATTAACTTTTCCAAAGTCATCTCCGGTGGCAATTACGGTTCGATCATTGGATCTGCACACGGCATTCACATCGGAACCATCAGCTCCCTCCTGCCAAATTCCTGGAGATTAAAAAACTTCAAACTGTATAAAATTGTTAAGACTCTTTCCTAGCTCTAAAATTTTGAAGACTTTGAATTTTAGACCCTAGCTAACACCTGCATCAAATTGTAAACAGTTTGTCAGTGTTTTTCAAGGTGGTCCCATTAATGTTTCGTTACAAGGATTTCTAATTGATCTAATTGATCCTATTGTTactttattttttataaaagaTTAATACTTTTTTCTAACTTATGATATAAAATAACTAATTTAATTTTTGCACTGAGTATTGACCCTGTTCCTCTTGTCAGATTAACATTTGGACTATATGGCAGTCAACGTTTTTCCTACATATTCAAGTATACAACTATGATTAACAACATAAAAATCAATGGTTATATCTTGATAATGATAATTATCAGGTGACTCatatcatatgtatgtataaaggGGAAAATGTATAAAGAGAAAAGGCTTGATAAATATAGGAATTTTTTATTATAAGCTGTTTTGACTAGAGAAGTAActacttttaaaacaaaaactgacGTTTGGAATTATTTGTAGTGATTGCACATAATGATACTTCCTAATTACTTAATGTTCTCATTTCTTTCTATTAATTAAAGGTCAAGAATCATGTGATATCAAGAATAATGTATGCAATCTATTAAATTTACAGGCACTTTatgtaaatactgtattatGCCAGTAGCCATGTTAGTTAACAGTCAGGGTAGAAGGGGATTCCCaatctaaaaaaaaacatgatcataccaggggtcaaagttcaccTCTTTGTAAAGGTTCCTCATGCATTCACAATTCAATAACAAAGACTGAAACACTTATAAACTGATGTGTTGTCATTAAGagggaaaacaaatattttaaatagaGTATGTGAAATACTGTGAATGGGGTGTTCACTGAGAATGAGTCAGGATTATTTCGTACCTACAGTATAGCATTTTGACCTACAACCTACAAAATCCTTCAGCAACACTATTAATATATGAATTCTGAGTTTTATACTTATGTAGGTAAAAAGTTATTTACCAATACACATCTAAACCTAAAATGGAACTTAAATTCTGATGAAGACGCCATTAAACTCAAGAATGTAATATGCCTCCACACATTTTAAATAATCAAATGATATACCTAAACTAATATTGACACATATTTTAGATACTGATCATATTTCTAATAAAATAAGATGTCAAAGAAACATACCACAAACAGGGAATCCAATTGTACAATGATGGGTGGCCCAGTCGACATCTCTCATAGTTGAAGACGAGGTTACTTGCCGACAAGATGTAGCGTTCCCTGGTGAACAGTTAAAATATATCgcttgatgaaatttgctgatATGGACTATTGCTATTTGATCATTCATAGATGTTCACATATAGCAATTTAATATCATAATTACTCTACTGCAGATTGAAACTGTATACATGATATGttaactttgaatattgttgtGAATTATTTATGCATTACAGCACAGTCTGCGGAGTGACTGTGGTTACAGTGAtgtaaactttgaatatatttgcatcacat includes the following:
- the LOC139149955 gene encoding uncharacterized protein isoform X1 — translated: MIPAASLLVIAVLITGYVKADCGGTSFPDGLGGCIQCAVCNAEYPPRGCEKCAAATGSEKADCVEGTFPDSLGGCVPCSYCKSANSPIGCEKCTTITRPSQAKTNCGNGTFPDGLGDCVPCAFCNSENPTIGCEMCKSTTSSVEPTSATSTHENLNPGKEAKEEKGAEGIPIGWVVFAVVVALLLFALLFVVIALFIGLYKRKSRKDPSIEDGESSHRGMLRTDDEDSRESVTVDISPDPGGGSHAQENHPSITGSSSTVGGSSDSCAGEGRDLSEGHSPVQESLLQSDDQSDQGATDLDWKVS
- the LOC139149955 gene encoding uncharacterized protein isoform X2; its protein translation is MIPAASLLVIAVLITGYVKADCGGTSFPDGLGGCIQCAVCNAEYPPRGCEKCAAATGSEKADCVEGTFPDSLGGCVPCSYCKSANSPIGCEKCKSTTSSVEPTSATSTHENLNPGKEAKEEKGAEGIPIGWVVFAVVVALLLFALLFVVIALFIGLYKRKSRKDPSIEDGESSHRGMLRTDDEDSRESVTVDISPDPGGGSHAQENHPSITGSSSTVGGSSDSCAGEGRDLSEGHSPVQESLLQSDDQSDQGATDLDWKVS